The following coding sequences lie in one Liolophura sinensis isolate JHLJ2023 chromosome 4, CUHK_Ljap_v2, whole genome shotgun sequence genomic window:
- the LOC135464545 gene encoding 2',3'-cyclic-nucleotide 3'-phosphodiesterase-like, which translates to MVNKQTRKEKKKRKQQQRLKQKELLQKATDFPFIQNDKVVRYIQRSKVMFIMRGLAGAGKSTIVEILQKKYKNSEVCSADNFFSRNGSYEFDKNLLGEAHLNCHSLARVACENKKPVVVIDNTNVMRWEMKAYLELAVKHNYVVIMVTPKTSWRWNPEELARRNKHGVTVEILQKKVTMFQDTIPLYYGWFLNEGDSERLLEMRNWIYQICLQQCPAFREVLCRHTGLTEGEEEDMNSTLRDHFTRSGSAGILHCTSRFCRWGKEDGAKQYHDKKIVQSSCGKVFKLVVTGVTITPRTIAARVKLNQRQLKLWGNDAREKDFKNHFRRNEISTRIGELNQSAASLKQNKCDSAMCKSLSVSTNHTDVQVIDGHVSVVLRNSKRTSRSANKNAPGDALLTENPFSVLEQSDAVDPVESSPVVPSTNESVSKGSNPPPNVAQAVSAHVTLGFANGIRAQQSGIDILEIISIATRKGPAFMKRLDNAVLYYYGEGRCEVSFNKSLEYDSIFSGFY; encoded by the exons ATGGTGAATAAGCAGACACGCAAGGAGaagaaaaaacgaaaacaaCAGCAGCGATTGAAACAGAAAGAATTGCTTCAGAAAGCTACGGACTTTCCATTTATTCAAAATGACAAAGTTGTGCGCTATATccaaaggtcaaaggtcatgtTTATTATGCGCGGCTTGGCGGGGGCAGGAAAGTCCACCATAGTTGAAATTTTGcagaaaaagtacaaaaacagtGAAGTTTGTTCTGCTGACAATTTTTTCTCAAGAAATGGAAGTTAtgaatttgataaaaatttaCTGGGAGAAGCACATTTAAATTGCCACAGTTTAGCCAGAGTGGCGTGCGAAAATAAGAAGCCTGTCGTTGTCATTGACAATACAAATGTAATGAGATGGGAAATGAAGGCATATTTGGAGTTAGCAGTGAAGCATAATTATGTGGTTATCATGGTGACACCCAAGACTTCATGGCGTTGGAATCCGGAGGAGCTAGCACGGAGAAACAAACACGGAGTAACGGTTGAGATTTTGCAGAAAAAGGTTACAATGTTTCAGGACACCATTCCACTGTACTATGGTTGGTTTTTGAATGAAGGCGATTCAGAAAGACTACTGGAAATGAGAAATTGGATTTATCAAATTTGCTTGCAGCAGTGTCCTGCCTTTCGTGAAGTTTTGTGTCGTCATACTGGATTGACAGAAG GTGAAGAGGAAGACATGAATTCAACATTGCGTGACCACTTCACCCGTTCTGGATCTGCTGGTATTCTGCACTGTACTTCTAGGTTCTGCCGCTGGGGGAAAGAAGACGGAGCAAAGCAGTACcatgataaaaaaattgttcaaagtTCATGTGGCAAAGTGTTCAAGTTGGTGGTTACAGGGGTGACAATCACGCCCAGGACTATTGCCGCTCGGGTAAAACTCAATCAGCGGCAGCTGAAGTTATGGGGAAATGATGCTCGTGAGAAAGACTTCAAAAATCACTTTAGAAGAAATGAGATAAGCACAAGAATTGGCGAACTAAATCAGTCTGCAGCATCCTTAAAACAGAATAAGTGTGACTCTGCAATGTGTAAATCTTTATCAGTTTCAACAAATCATACAGATGTGCAGGTAATAGATGGTCATGTTTCTGTAGTTCTTAGAAATTCCAAGAGGACATCTCGGTCAGCTAACAAAAATGCTCCGGGAGATGCGTTGCTCACGGAAAACCCTTTTAGCGTTTTAGAACAAAGTGATGCTGTTGACCCAGTTGAAAGTAGCCCTGTAGTGCCATCTACGAACGAGTCTGTATCAAAGGGGAGCAACCCTCCACCAAATGTAGCTCAAGCCGTCAGCGCACATGTTACACTTGGTTTTGCGAATGGTATTAGAGCGCAACAGTCAGGGATAGACATTCTTGAAATCATTTCCATAGCAACAAGAAAAGGACCTGCTTTCATGAAAAGATTGGACAACGCGGTTTTGTATTATTACGGGGAAGGGAGATGTGAAGTGTCCTTTAACAAATCTTTGGAATATGATTCGATATTTTCTGGATTTTACTAA